The following is a genomic window from Gigantopelta aegis isolate Gae_Host chromosome 5, Gae_host_genome, whole genome shotgun sequence.
ctgtcgtgggcacaagagccggctcctccgtccatgacaggaaaggtggggggaggggagaggagggaccgcctgcactggcaggtgcaagggagtaccagcagcccgatcaaatcggtagcaggcgggtggggttggtggtggtgctatggaatttgaatggagtagttaaatgccaaagagaaaagggttcGCAATTTTGATCGAGGGAATTTATTGCAaatttgaacggtcggtcgaaaggtaaatggccgagctaatataggttttgatattagtgaatcaaGAGTaactcgttaattttagacctctacgatgctgtggtgtctccctaggttgcccatagagcccttataaagggcctgaccgcttctggtcgaggcatcaccaagtaccaagttattaccagcagcaagtattgggggtttgggtgggggaggctgatattcttttgttcagcttcccccgggtgcattgcaattgtgtactcggaaccggtattcttttgtccggttccttattggagtacgtgctgggccattaaatggtggcgggtgcattgttatcattagtcaatgcacccggtgcaggcgcggatccaggatttttaaataggggggggggacccGAGGGCGCGAAGCACCCGAGATTCCTAGGGGGGTCTGGaatttaagtggcctgaaacgcgatttcctcgcctctgagtaacaaaatagctatattaacgtatgtttttggtattgtcatactgcttttgttatcttcaaaagTTCATAAACTGtggtctcttcttttttttaaagttaaagtggtcatctctccttcccatattaggctggttttccgttgactgcggctgccggtaaatgggaagaaatatcgaaacagttgtttcagtaatatacattgctttgaacaactgggccAATGTGTATCAACAGCCATGGTGTgtaatatcttgctgctaatcggaaagagtagccctgGAGTCGcggcagcgagtttcctttctcattgtgttgtggtccttaaccatatttctgacgctatataaacgtaaataaaatgtgttgagtatattgttaaacaaaacatttctttctttctgcaaCTGGTGTACTAGTATATTTCAGGTCACGTAAAATCGTCGATGATATTGGTAAGTCATTCCTCTGTCGAAATCAACGAAAACTTGTAGGACCATACAATATAATTTAGAGACTCTCgggaaataagtgcatttttgtgtaattccactctagtgtatgctatagtttaaaaaataataataacttgaccccaaaaataggggggggggggggtccgggccccttgggcccccACTAAATTCGCGCCtgctgtgtactgatgcagtgagcgtgtagtctgtgtgtgaatcctagttttgtgttaaggttgtacctattgtcttaagtccctattctagtgagttcaacggtcattcatgaccacccatccccctccgtccttgtatagcattgaatacaatgacggagggggagttaaactagcctagctatctaatttgaagggttaaacccgtatagtgtaggtattggtttaaaaagcctagtgcttggcatacttaactttattaccaatgcaataaaacgaaactaacggtgtcaataacaattgtatacatatacgcACCAATGTAGGTACTTAGTTTGAcgaattttgattcccgccccctaaatataggattttagtaggcttacttggtttgtcttcaggctatctggatactatcggttttcctgcatgtctttgcttcttaaaccctagttgacttaacttagttagctaggatggaatgcatcagtaataaataattttaaaaaaaattaaaaaatggtgcgggtgcaaagacaaattcgtgcagtttatttacagttaggtgtaggggggttcttgatccgtgtttggctggattggaccaaagagagtgctgcaaaaaattagtggtgtcctatcttggttgattgcctaacgatgttgattggctAATTGGGTTGCTGTGATTTCGATCCTGTCTTAGTggagaaaaaaactaaacaaaaacaaaaacaaaaaaaacaaacaaacaactaatGTGTCGTTAGCGGGTGGTGTATGCCAGTTGTCAATCACGAGCTtcagaacatgaacatatttacagtagaataatatgGTTATTGTGGTTGGGTCTGGATGGCATTGGCATATTTAGTggttattaatcactcgctaccgtcCCACCGTTAAtccccagggccccgttccacaaagcgaccttagcactactatcgtcGTAAGTACCTACTATCGCGACCATAACTTTTTCCTACGATGGCCTACACGTTCCACGAAGCGGCatagcttactatcgtcgtaatttacggtgaaaattaacaataggTCAGGAGCAACCTTAGTTGCTACTATCGCGACCGTAAACTGAACGCTGCAAAACTAAAATGGCTACGTTTTTTCTATTGACGGAAGAAACAGAAAAAGTGTATAAAAAGGAACGTGTTTTTAGGGATAGGACAAGGTTACTGGACACTCTTTCCGATAATGAACTGATTGCTAGATACAGAATGCCTCGTATTGCTATTTTGTCGCTGACTGACATGGTGAGGGAAAGCTTACAGTCGGCGACTCGGCGTTCACATCCCGTATCACCGGAGATTCATGTATTAATAACATTGCGTTATTTGAGTAAGGGTGGTTTTTTTTCGGAAATTGCGGATCTGCATGGAGTGGCACGGCCAAGTGTTTGTCGATGTTTGCACCGTACTGTCCGTCGCATTTGCGACACATTAGATAATATTAACTTTAACATCCATGAACTACGTGAAATCAAACATGGCTTTTATCAAATCTGTCGGTTCCCTAGGGTAATTGGAGCTATTGATGGGACATTAATTGCCATAAAAAGGCCAACACATGACGAGGAAGTGTATGTTTGTAGGAAAGGGTTTCATGCAATGAACGTTCAAGCAATCTGTGACTGCAAACTGCGGTTAGTTATTGAtacaaagaaataataatttaaaaagattaAAGTAACATTACCGTTAGATATATCCAAATTTTTTCGTTGAAaatgtatcattattatattattcaaaGATCAcatcattaaaaatgtattttattttttaaacattctttTAGATTCATTAATGTTGTTGCAAGATGGCCTGGATCGTCACATGACTCCACAATACTATCAAACAGTGAACTTGGGAGGGAGCTGGAGACTGGTATAAATGATGATGGATTTTTATTAGGGGACTCTGGATGATTATcaattatttcaaatatcaCTTGTGTGTATATAGacgggtgtttgtttttgtatgtatgtatgcaagtATTAATTATGGTTTCTTCCAgtgggtaaaacgggtatggcgccatatcgAAATATTTTAGCAgctgttatttttttaagtcaactttttgacaaaattattcACTCGTATCatcactgtatgattttcttaaccctaaccctaaacgtaacccattttctttctggggaaggTTTCCCCATACCCCTAGTTGACTGTTGTTACATTCAATTCCTTAGCGCCATACCcagaaatttctttctggcagaaacactgatatatatttatacacacatacacatgtataaattaCAAAACCCATCGCTGCTCCTACAAAATGGGGGACAAATGTCTCCCTTGCTTTCCCCGCCCCTCCTACACAACCACTGTAATTCCTTAAAGATATCTGTAGCTTTATTAATCGGTCTACGTATGTTTTATTGCAGCGACCCCATGTTACTGACCCATAGTGAAATATAGGAAGAATATATGCATTATAGAATAGAGATTTTGAATCTTGGGCGAGAAATTTACTAATTCGTCTGAAAAGAGACAGTTCAGATGAGATTTGTGAACAAATGTGATCAGCTTGTGTGTTCAAtacctactaatggaaaaaatgtagcgggtttcctctctaaaatgtttgacatccagtagccgatgattaataaatcagtgtgttaaacaaaacaaaattctagtGTTATCTTTCATTTAATTGCATTTATCACCgtttcatttcttcttttttctctcattattttttttcattacataTTTGTCCTTGAACAACAGATATCCTTGCAAACCCTGGCTGATGACTCCATTACCAGAAACACCATCAAGAGCTGAGGAAAAGTACAACAGCTCACACTGCAGGACACGGAATACTGTGGAAAGAGCATTTGGTTTACTGAAGTCGAGATTTAGGTGACAATTTGTCAAATGTTATATTCCATAAATTGTTcttgctgggtgaaaattaaatgtgGGCGGCTGCACGAtccccctcccttccccccccccaccccatgccctttcaaaaaaaaaaaaaaaaaaaaaatatatatatatatatatatatatatatatatatatatatatatatttctaagaACTTTgaaagaattgctgaataaacaaaacacagtaagcaaaaatcatcagttatgactgattaaatctgcaattgagaacaaaatatcagacgaatcatgattgtgttatattttaattccatattgCTCTAAAATGCCTCTTAGAAGTCAAAACTTTTCTAATAGTATCACAAAGCCTTCCCATACCCCATGTCGTTTTATTTCCAGCAGAccacattttttgtttgcagGACATTTCTGTAGACCttttattgaaatgaaagaCCTGAAATACTTCacacagttaaaaaaaaaaattgtgtttacttttttttcaatttttaattatacTTTTACATAATTCCTTATACAATTacagaaatacaatttgtttttaacaatttcACTCATATAAAACTTAAtacaaagttatttttaaataatattttcatttgcaTCGATATAAACCTCCAAAGATTCACTATGACACAAAATCAGGCTCTTGgtaaatattcaaaatgtccaaacttgaagcaataaagaacttgaacttgtcaTATGCTGAGTTAATTAAAGTTATACTTACTCattagaaataattatattttgcaaGACTGATTGGTTTTGCATAAAAGCAAATTGTTCATCCTCCACTTTTAATCGTCTGGTTTCGACATCCAGCAGTTTTTCTAGGATATTCAACTTCTTTCTCTCCAAGTCGATCATTATTTCGATATGTTCAGCTGGTTGTTTGTCAgacgttttttctttctttgctgtAGATATATAATAGAAGACCTATTATGACTCAAaagtgattaaaaaatataataataatgggcTATAATGTAGTAgacatttgtattaaaaaaatgaagGTATCTTTTTCTTAACAGttataatacttttactttttggggtagtatgttgactacattatgataaattctagcatggcattgaaaaaaacacacactgttggactgaaaatgtaaatgaaaaagcattgttatatttctacttacatgtaaaaaaaaatagaacaccccccctcccccccaaacccccccccccaaaaaaacccattatatttaatatttatttctgtaattacatgtatacatatatatatatatatatatattattttttttggattttacattgaatatattacgtagattttgtattatttactataatttttagcCTTTGTATGATTCAGTCACATATATGCCAACAGTTAGTTACTGTTCGGGAGTAATAGAGTGGATATACCGATCAATGCGTTAGAATACAAATTTAGAAACCGAAATGGTGTATAGTGCACGAGTGCCACCTGTCGGAAAGTCTCTGATAGTTTACCATTGATTGCAGCCTTATTTGTAATGTTATTTGAAACAACATATAATCAagagttaaaattaattaaattcaatTACTTTGTGAAagttgaaatgtaaaaaaaaccttctGTTGGTCTTGACTGTCATCATTTGACAATGGttctgaaaataataaaaagtaaaaataatacatatatcatGAAAAGAAACATTTGCGttaataatttgtaaataacaTTTCCTTATATCAATTTCGAGAAATTGTTAAATTGTAAAAACTTGTGGTAAATTAATTCATTTACAATTGaatgatttacaaaatatagtattACAGGTAAGcaatgttaaatttaaattatttattcaagATAATTGACAAAGGTAtgtcttaattatttttttaaatttcatttcgtaatgttttttgttttttgttatcatTACCAGGTGAAGATTCATCGACAGGTGCAAGCGAAGACGTATTGCTGGATGCGATGACATCATCTGCTGATACTGATATGCTCAAGTTGTTGTCTAAGAATTGaatgaaatgtattaaaatgcatGTTGATTTCAAATAACATCGGTCTAACTTGAACATCAGTTTTCTACAAGAAATGTTTAGAAACTTGTTCCCACTATTGTATCTAAAGGAAACTGAAAGTGTTTGAAAAATTAACTTAACATATACATTCATTTTTCTCTAAAGagacatacatttaaattgtcAGTCAAGATAATGCATGTTGTCTTTTGTATTACAGTTACAAAGTGAAAAGGCAAGACATATAGACAGGCATTTTACCAGAAACTAATTTTGAGAGAGATATGGATACATATAttcatgagagagagagagagagagagagagagagagagagagagagagagagagagagagagagagagagagagagagagacctaaCTAGTGTttcaaaaaatacattaatttcttTCATGTACTTCTGCATATTTACATATGCAGACTTTCTGCCATAAAATAATTGgaggtacataataataatgaaaataagtgGCCCATgggttttaaatgttttgaattGGACACTGCTTTGATTAATTTTAaccagcagttctcttactatcgTCTACATCTGAAATGTAtgaaatatatccattaatttaaagattttagggtacataattttatccTCTGTACACTcttgcagaaaccctgatatgtCCACAATTCTGttctttaattaatatattataaatgttttctttctttttcaattaaCATTACCATCAACTAGTGCTGTGTCTGCACCACATTCTATTCCCTCCATCTGAACAACTGGAATCAATGACAAGATATTGTATGTGCTTGTATAATTAATgtatgaaatgaataaatgttggaTCGTACGTGGGTGggtgtatacatataataactaattttatttccattgtttgttattgtgtATTGAAAtgtttagtgttattgtatCACTGTGTAGCTGAAAGTTACtgatgtatttgtttaaaagcTAATTATAGTTTACCTGGTCTTCAATGGCATTGAGATTGGGTGGTGCAGACCCTCCCCCTGTCATTGTTGACTCTCTTCTCCAAGTGGTGGCTTTCTTCCGTATCTGACATCTGCAATGttcatacattaattacaatttcTATGTTTCAATAACTGCACTTTAATTTGTTCTTTTgagtgggtttttaaaaataaaattgttatgtgccaataaatactgaaatgaaattgaattgcatgcatttttgttCATTTGTCATTACAATGCAATAACAAAAttgaacatattaaataaaatttgacatttaaaattaattagtatttgTCATCAAATcatatttgtgtatattatagaaatgtgaacaaaatgttatctgtaagacaatttgtaataaattacgGCATTGAATTCGGAATAGGTTTTATGTTAGGAATTCTTCACAACTGGAAAAGAAAGGAGCAATATTTGGGCATTCCATCTCTTCCATTGCTGAATTCAAAGCATAAAATAATCACACATAAAATAGtgcaatgattaataatgtttCATATTTGAACATTGTAGCAACTGTATTTAACACATAggtctacacacacacacacacacagagagagagagagagagagagagagagagagagagagagagagagagagagagagagagagagagagagagagagaaggagagaggtaCACGTTCGCAGACTTACTTGTAGTCATTCCATTTCTTTCTCACTTCAACACCATTCCTGCCACCAGCAGTATTGGCATTCATCCTATAGTAAATGAAAGTAAGTTGATAAAAATCCATGTTTTGGAGGGGAAGAAGCACACACAGTTTCGACGAACGTGTGTATGGTGTTGTTAACAAGTGTTAGGTCTATAATCACCAGTATAAACCGATATGGGCGGATAGTACTTTCGAGcaaatgtcattaattaggCTACCTGTTTGTGGAGCAAAAACAACTTTACAAAGTGTATGTGGCGCAGTCATCTTTAACACTGTTGGATGAAAATTAG
Proteins encoded in this region:
- the LOC121373579 gene encoding uncharacterized protein LOC121373579 isoform X3; protein product: MEGIECGADTALVDDNNLSISVSADDVIASSNTSSLAPVDESSPEPLSNDDSQDQQKVFFTFQLSQTKKEKTSDKQPAEHIEIMIDLERKKLNILEKLLDVETRRLKVEDEQFAFMQNQSVLQNIIISNDIPCPAV
- the LOC121373579 gene encoding uncharacterized protein LOC121373579 isoform X1 — protein: MEGIECGADTALVDDNNLSISVSADDVIASSNTSSLAPVDESSPEPLSNDDSQDQQKVFFTFQLSQTKKEKTSDKQPAEHIEIMIDLERKKLNILEKLLDVETRRLKVEDEQFAFMQNQSVLQNIIISNESTEMSCKQKMWSAGNKTTWGMGRLCDTIRKVLTSKRHFRAIWN
- the LOC121373579 gene encoding myb-related transcription factor, partner of profilin-like isoform X4 produces the protein MSGAKRVKKSNYTHSELEILTDEVMSNHSVLFSSFSSTVTNKRKIDIWDGIAEKMNANTAGGRNGVEVRKKWNDYKCQIRKKATTWRRESTMTGGGSAPPNLNAIEDQQRKKKRLTNNQLNISK
- the LOC121373579 gene encoding myb-related transcription factor, partner of profilin-like isoform X2 translates to MSGAKRVKKSNYTHSELEILTDEVMSNHSVLFSSFSSTVTNKRKIDIWDGIAEKMNANTAGGRNGVEVRKKWNDYKCQIRKKATTWRRESTMTGGGSAPPNLNAIEDQNHCQMMTVKTNRRFFLHFNFHKQRKKKRLTNNQLNISK